The Lysinibacillus timonensis nucleotide sequence GAGGAAAGAGGACATAAATTCGTTCGCTTTGCGGATGATTTTTGCATCTACGTTAAAAGTAAACGAGCTGGTGAACGTGTCCTTGATAGCATTACAAAGTTTTTGGAGAAGGAACTGAAGCTGACAGTTAATAAAACTAAAAGTAAGGTGGGGTCTCCGACCAAACAAAAATTTTTAGGTTTCTGTATCCACAGTACATCTAAAAGTACAGGATGTAGACCACACCACTCCGCGAAGAAAAGATTCAGAGATAAACTAAAATATAAAACTAGACGAAATCGTACTGGTAAATTTGAGGATATCGTTAAAGAAATTAATCAAGTTACGGTTGGATGGATAAATTACTATGGCATTGGTTTGATGAAAATGTTCATTCAAGATATGAGAAAGTGGCTAAACCATCGGTTAAGGCAACTTATTTGGAAAAGGTGGAAGAAAGTCAAGACAAGGTACTATCAACTTAGGAGATTAGGTATCCAACACAATGAAGCCTGGAAAGTAGCGAATACCCGTAAGGGTTATTGGAGGATTTCAGGAAGTGAAACTCTACATAAAGCTATTAGAACAAAAACGCTCATCAAATGGGGAATAAAGGACCTTAATTATTTGTATGAGCGTCGATACTTAAGTTATTGAACCGCCGTATACGGAACCGTACGTACGGTGGTGTGAGAGGTCGACTAGCCAATTAATGGCTAGTTTCCTACTCGATTTATTATTACAAAATTGTTATAAATAAAAACCATCGATTTAAAAAATCGATGGCTTACACGGTATAATACAAAGCATTTCGCTCCGCTTTTCAAACTATACGCGTTCTACTTTACCTGATTTTAAAGCACGAGTTGAAACCCATACGCGTTTTGGTTTACCATTAACTAAAATACGAACTTTTTGTAAGTTAGCACCCCATGTACGTTTGTTAGCGTTCATAGCGTGTGAACGGTTGTTACCTGTACGAGTTTTACGACCAGTGATAACACATTGTTTAGGCATCTATATTCCCTCCTTACAGATGAATCTGAAAGATTGTTCTTCAGTTCTTTTATTTCA carries:
- the rpmB gene encoding 50S ribosomal protein L28, which codes for MPKQCVITGRKTRTGNNRSHAMNANKRTWGANLQKVRILVNGKPKRVWVSTRALKSGKVERV